The Candidatus Methylomirabilota bacterium genome contains the following window.
CGACAGGGATCGAGTATTCGAGGGCGCTCGCAGGTACATTGGGGAGCGTCTGATGAACGGAGGGCAGAAAAAAGTAAAACAAACGGGTAATGGCGACCGTCAACAAGATGACCGATGTGAGCAGGAACAGGCTCTTCGGCTGTCGCAGCGGCTTGGGTTGAAGCGTCCAGATGTACAGGTAGAGGTTCCCGAGTAGGAAGCCGACCAGCAGGCAGATCCCGAGAAGCGTAAGGATTCCCGCCTGGAGTGTCGGTGAAGATGCTATGACGAGGATGATCGCGAGGACAGCCAGACCGCAGAGCGTGTAGAGCGCACCCGGATGGTGCTCAAGGCCTCTGGTGGCCCAATGGAACCAGGAAGAGACTACGCGCGGAGCGCTCAACAGCCGGCGCGCAACCGGCGACTGCACGCCGGCGATCGTACTACTGCCGTTCCTGTAGGGCGCCATCGGGCGCCCTCCTATCGCCCCCCGGCTGGTAACGTGGAGGTCTGGTACAGTTCATAGGCCCTGACAATCTGCTGCACCAACTCGTGTCGCACCACGTCCTCCTCGCCGAGATAGGCGAACTTGATCCCTTCGATCCCTTTCAGAATGCGCTGTACCTCGATCAGGCCGGACAGTCTGCCGGTAGGTAGATCGACCTGGGTGATGTCTCCCGTGATAACGGTCTTTGAACCGAAACCAAGGCGTGTCAGAAACATCTTCATCTGCTCCGAGGTTGTGTTCTGGGCCTCGTCCAATACAATGAACGAATCGTTCAGGGTCCGGCCTCGCATGAAGGCCAACGGGGCGATCTCGATGGTGCCCATCTCGATCAGACGGGTAACACGTTCCAGCTCGATCATGTCGTAGAGCGCATCGTACAGGGGTCGAAGATAGGGGTTAATCTTGTCGTAGAGCGTGCCAGGAAGGAACCCCAACTTTTCCCCCGCCTCCACGGCGGGCCGGGTCAGAATGATCCTGTTGACCTCGTGCTTCAAGAGAGCCGACACAGCCATCGCCATGGCCAGATAGGTCTTACCGGTTCCGGCCGGCCCGATGGCAAAGACGATATCGTGGTGGCGGATGGCCTCGATGTACCATCGCTGGCCGGGACCCTTCGGTCGAACCGGCCGCTTCTTTGACGATACCTCGATCAATTCACCCTGGATCCGCTTGAACTCCTCCTCCTCTTTCTTGATGAAAAGCCGAAGGGCCAGCTTCACGTCCTGTGGCGTCACGCGCTCGCCGCGCGTCAGTTGCGAGATCAGCTCCGATACGACCTGCTCCCCCACCGCCACATCTGACGCCTCACCCTGGATGCTCACGAGGCCGTTTCGGGCAACCAGTTTGATCTGCAACGCCTCTTCGATGAGCTTCCTGACCTCGTCCTTACGACCAAACAGTTGCTGGATCTCTTCCCCGATGGGTAAGGAGACCTTCGTTTCCGGTCGAATCTGGTCCCTCGTCATCTCCCCGCTTCACTGCTCATCACTCAGCGTTCAGCTATCAGCCATCAGCAACTTGCGACCCTTTTGTCGCTGAATGCCGCTCCCTTGTTCTACACTCAGCATATTCCCGTCCCGCAGCCCTGTCAACATCACCACCCGTTCATGCGCTTGTCATTGCGAGCGACCAACGGGAGCACGGCAATCTCACCGTCGTTGTTCTGAAGGACTGTGAGATTACTTCGGCTTCGCCTCGCAATGACGCGCGGGACTTTCGGAGCAATAACACGAGCGACTTCGCTGACGGCTGAACGCGGCTTCTCAGTCCAGATCCAGTTTAATCTGCAGATCTCTGAGTTGCCTTGCGTCGACAGGCGAGGGGGCCTGCGTCATCAGATCCTGCGCCTTTTGGGTCTTGGGGAAGGCGATGACATCCCGGATCGAGCCGGCCCCCGCGAGCAGCGCGATGACCCGATCGAAGCCGAAGGCGAGCCCACCGTGGGGTGGGGCGCCGTACTCAAGCGCCTCCAGGAGAAACCCGAACCTGGCCTTCGCCTCATCCGCGCCGATGCCAAGCGCGCCGAACATCCGGCTTTGCACATCCCGGCGGTGGATCCTGATGCTGCCGCCGCCCAGCTCCTGCCCGTTTACGACCAGATCATAGGCCTTGGCGCGGATGCTTCCGGGGTCGGCGTCAAAGAGCGGCAGATCCTCGTCTAACGGCGCCGTAAAGGGGTGATGCATCGCCTGCCACCGCCCTTGCTCGGGATCGTATTCAAGGAGCGGGAAGTCGATAACCCAGGTGACCGCCAGCGCGCTTTCGTCGATCAGTTTCAACTCTCGGCCCAATTTGACTCGGAGACGCCCCAGCGTCTCAGCCGCCGTCTTGACCCGATCGGCGACCAGCAACAGCAGATCCCCCTTCTCCCCTTTCAGTCGCTCAGCCAGGCGCGTAAGGATGATCGGCCCGAGGAATTTGGCCAGAGGCGACTGGATCCCATCCGCGGACACCTTGAACCAGGCCAAACCTTTGGCCCCGAACCCTTTGGCGCAGTCAACCAGCCCATCGATCTGTGCCCTGGAAAATGAGGCGCACCCCTTGACATTCATCCCCTTGACCACGCCGCCTCCCGCAATCGGCTCGGCAAACGCCTTGGCCTCAACCCCGCGCAATATCTCGGTCAGATCGGCAAGTTCCATCCCGAACCGGGTGTCCGGCGCATCGAGGCCGAACCGGTCGATCGCCTCGGCATACGTCAGTCGCGGAAAGGGTCTGGGTAGGGAAGGTTTGCCGGCCGCTTCGAAGAGCGCCGCCACCAGCCCCTCCGTCACACTCAGCACATCCTCTCGATCCACAAACGACATCTCCATGTCGATCTGGGTGAACTCCGGCTGCCGGTCGGCCCGCAGATCCTCGTCTCGAAAGCACCTGACGATCTGATAGTACCGGTCGATCCCCGCGACCATGAGAAGCTGCTTGAAGAGTTGAGGCGACTGCGGCAGGGCGTAGAACTCCCCGGGGTTCAGCCGACTGGGGACCAGATAGTCCCTGGCCCCTTCGGGCGTGCTCCGGGTCAACATAGGGGTCTCTACCTCAACAAACCCATGTCGGTCCAGATAGCCATGGACCGCCTGGCTCGCCTTGTGAC
Protein-coding sequences here:
- the aspS gene encoding aspartate--tRNA ligase translates to MSASMGRLKRTEYCGLLRQDHLGNSVVLMGWVHRRRDHGGLIFIDLRDREGIAQTVFNPEHHPEAHEVARRMRAEFVVAIRGRVQARPPGTANALLPTGAIEVVVEEAQILNEAKPPVFPIEEQTDVAEEIRLTYRYLDLRRQSMVRNLRLRHKASQAVHGYLDRHGFVEVETPMLTRSTPEGARDYLVPSRLNPGEFYALPQSPQLFKQLLMVAGIDRYYQIVRCFRDEDLRADRQPEFTQIDMEMSFVDREDVLSVTEGLVAALFEAAGKPSLPRPFPRLTYAEAIDRFGLDAPDTRFGMELADLTEILRGVEAKAFAEPIAGGGVVKGMNVKGCASFSRAQIDGLVDCAKGFGAKGLAWFKVSADGIQSPLAKFLGPIILTRLAERLKGEKGDLLLLVADRVKTAAETLGRLRVKLGRELKLIDESALAVTWVIDFPLLEYDPEQGRWQAMHHPFTAPLDEDLPLFDADPGSIRAKAYDLVVNGQELGGGSIRIHRRDVQSRMFGALGIGADEAKARFGFLLEALEYGAPPHGGLAFGFDRVIALLAGAGSIRDVIAFPKTQKAQDLMTQAPSPVDARQLRDLQIKLDLD
- a CDS encoding PhoH family protein — encoded protein: MRPETKVSLPIGEEIQQLFGRKDEVRKLIEEALQIKLVARNGLVSIQGEASDVAVGEQVVSELISQLTRGERVTPQDVKLALRLFIKKEEEEFKRIQGELIEVSSKKRPVRPKGPGQRWYIEAIRHHDIVFAIGPAGTGKTYLAMAMAVSALLKHEVNRIILTRPAVEAGEKLGFLPGTLYDKINPYLRPLYDALYDMIELERVTRLIEMGTIEIAPLAFMRGRTLNDSFIVLDEAQNTTSEQMKMFLTRLGFGSKTVITGDITQVDLPTGRLSGLIEVQRILKGIEGIKFAYLGEEDVVRHELVQQIVRAYELYQTSTLPAGGR